In the Mycoplasmoides gallisepticum genome, one interval contains:
- a CDS encoding DUF3713 domain-containing protein has translation MFKNKKHKILAASFLLSGVTVVSMVASSCSSAANNPVVEGLFKTKQHPENFSNSSAGSFNAVLQNSLETDQGFNDFARFLIANSLADWYTNNASNSIVQKYRDWERDAETKLESETTSLRNQFRRNFEIRRQTDLFDPNGGTADSYKRRQVLTNAFTDFSSMVFQNNYLGYFDDKNKKVDNPLIDVISKPENWKNFKFYSDGYTDSKSTQNDNQMFADFQAYVFDQWVKRENPNLVSRIVFTNENINGGLDQIFDKKSFNFSASRKRSSYCGL, from the coding sequence ATGTTTAAAAACAAAAAACACAAAATTCTTGCAGCTTCCTTTTTATTAAGCGGTGTAACTGTAGTAAGTATGGTGGCTAGTAGTTGCTCTAGTGCTGCTAATAATCCGGTTGTTGAGGGTTTATTTAAAACCAAACAACATCCCGAAAATTTTAGCAACTCTAGTGCAGGCTCATTTAATGCTGTTTTGCAAAATTCATTAGAAACTGATCAAGGTTTCAATGATTTTGCTAGATTCTTAATTGCCAATTCATTAGCAGATTGATATACCAACAATGCTTCAAACAGCATTGTGCAAAAATATCGAGATTGAGAAAGGGATGCTGAAACTAAACTTGAAAGTGAAACCACTTCACTAAGAAATCAGTTTAGAAGAAATTTTGAGATCAGAAGACAAACAGACCTTTTTGACCCGAATGGTGGAACAGCTGATAGCTACAAACGTAGACAAGTTTTAACTAACGCGTTTACTGATTTTTCATCAATGGTTTTCCAAAATAATTATTTAGGTTATTTTGACGACAAAAACAAAAAGGTTGACAACCCCTTAATTGATGTAATTAGTAAACCTGAAAATTGAAAAAACTTTAAGTTTTATTCTGATGGTTATACTGACAGTAAATCAACTCAAAATGATAACCAAATGTTTGCTGATTTCCAAGCATACGTTTTTGATCAATGAGTTAAACGAGAAAATCCGAACTTAGTTTCACGGATAGTGTTTACCAATGAAAATATCAACGGTGGATTAGATCAGATCTTTGATAAAAAAAGTTTTAATTTCAGCGCCAGCAGGAAGCGATCTTCCTACTGTGGTTTATAA
- a CDS encoding ECF transporter S component family protein — protein sequence MQKLRLQKQLGVTKKSIDRSAIIKFFLPFWPLKLRYNIYLISFLALFIALKIVLGIFVVRIGPTISLGISWVGLALIGWIFGPVVAIPIGFLTDTLSFFLGGGGIWYWLYAVQEPLIIFTAALFGSIYRIRKNYASNFWDFVFQQILIVGFCISGFIFLSLYNNADTDRFLVRNNSFGTTLSMVFMALFFVFAELISWLLYLKHRKTKESIKLFLYVSTMMITLSILYSLVLGTISINEFLINVVHQKPKTRDFILSAYLIPRVIKETLRLPILIICAIALIKISEPYLQNFFNLSRLRW from the coding sequence TTGCAAAAATTAAGATTACAAAAACAACTAGGTGTCACAAAGAAGTCAATTGACAGATCAGCGATCATCAAGTTTTTTTTACCGTTCTGACCTTTAAAACTAAGATATAACATTTACCTAATCTCTTTCTTAGCGCTTTTTATTGCGCTTAAAATCGTATTAGGGATTTTTGTTGTTCGTATTGGACCTACAATTAGTTTAGGAATCTCCTGAGTAGGATTAGCTTTAATCGGTTGAATCTTTGGTCCAGTGGTAGCGATCCCGATTGGGTTTTTAACTGATACTTTATCATTCTTTTTAGGTGGTGGGGGTATTTGGTATTGACTGTATGCTGTTCAAGAACCACTGATTATCTTTACTGCTGCTTTATTTGGTTCAATCTACCGAATTAGAAAAAACTATGCTTCAAACTTTTGGGATTTTGTTTTTCAACAGATCTTAATTGTTGGTTTTTGTATCTCTGGTTTTATCTTCTTATCTTTGTATAACAATGCTGATACAGATAGATTCTTAGTTAGAAACAATTCTTTTGGGACAACTTTAAGTATGGTCTTTATGGCACTATTTTTTGTCTTTGCTGAACTGATTAGTTGATTGCTATATCTAAAACATCGTAAGACCAAAGAGTCGATTAAATTGTTCTTATATGTTTCAACAATGATGATTACTTTATCAATCTTGTATTCATTAGTGTTGGGAACAATTTCGATTAACGAATTCTTAATTAATGTTGTGCACCAAAAGCCCAAAACAAGAGACTTTATCTTAAGTGCTTACTTAATTCCAAGAGTGATCAAAGAGACCTTAAGATTACCAATTCTAATCATCTGTGCGATTGCTTTAATTAAGATCTCCGAGCCTTATTTACAGAACTTTTTTAACTTATCACGCTTACGCTGATAA
- the holA gene encoding DNA polymerase III subunit delta produces MNYLIICDDFYLSQDYLTQKLNPENVVWVNYNENTNLAPYLSSGLFDTNSNKDLVIINPSFLSKEFNLNESKIIINNINNSSKNIYLLVNKNYDSKKEKFLKIAGKNEIKSLDKNNDYKIGFIKKQLDNLFTDYPNWLIYLINDKSNSDARLIANEIQKLQYVDKETLYDSELIEKIIIDHSDKKIYNLAKEIINNKVEEILVIYEDLIENKRQPTEIISMLITMLSKIYLMLLGKSMKLSDEEIAKKMGVNLYWVKYTYRDLYVKSAAVIKNFIVNLLELDINNKRNLSDSYQTLKFFIIKGVN; encoded by the coding sequence ATGAATTATCTGATTATTTGTGATGACTTTTATTTATCCCAAGATTATTTAACTCAAAAACTAAATCCAGAAAACGTTGTGTGAGTTAATTACAATGAAAATACTAATCTAGCTCCATATTTAAGTTCTGGTTTGTTTGATACTAATTCAAATAAAGATCTGGTTATTATTAACCCTAGTTTTTTATCTAAAGAGTTCAACTTAAATGAAAGTAAGATCATCATTAATAATATCAACAATTCATCTAAAAATATTTATTTATTAGTTAATAAAAATTACGATTCAAAAAAAGAGAAATTTTTAAAAATAGCCGGTAAAAATGAGATAAAATCGTTAGATAAAAATAATGATTACAAAATTGGTTTTATTAAAAAGCAACTGGACAATTTATTTACTGACTACCCTAATTGATTAATTTACTTAATAAACGATAAATCTAATTCAGATGCTAGATTAATAGCTAACGAAATTCAAAAATTACAATACGTTGATAAAGAAACTTTATACGATAGCGAATTAATAGAAAAGATCATTATTGATCATTCAGATAAAAAGATTTATAACCTGGCCAAAGAAATTATTAACAACAAAGTAGAAGAAATCTTAGTTATCTATGAGGATTTAATTGAAAATAAACGACAACCTACAGAGATTATTTCGATGCTCATAACTATGCTTAGCAAGATTTATTTAATGTTGTTGGGAAAAAGCATGAAATTATCTGATGAAGAAATAGCTAAAAAAATGGGAGTCAATCTTTATTGGGTAAAATATACCTATAGAGATCTTTACGTGAAATCAGCAGCTGTTATCAAAAATTTTATTGTTAATTTGTTAGAATTAGATATTAATAATAAAAGAAACTTATCTGATTCGTATCAAACGCTGAAGTTCTTTATCATAAAAGGTGTTAATTAA
- a CDS encoding ComEC/Rec2 family competence protein, with protein MEQTSKESIKQNYGLALLFCLISIWLLGYVFIRQQLILVLVLSAVFCGIHLFLFSYKISIPIILVFSLFVVYYFVYGYFQLEGISFKNLLDKIPKQYDLRMVIIDYLNTNPNKQSRGLLLLTLFNIKNNDNRLLYNHILNLSIAHLLVISGLHLSLINLLILRIFKNYKITGNFVSFSCLLFYSYLLNFSYGVLRVLLCLVLNLIFKRFFKNKNYKLISIASSGIILLFLNPYAFNNYSYILSYLSILVIYAIFQIKKLNNFVKSILASVVINFVLSGLIINGYGRINLLTIFWSIILSPIIIGMYFINLFLFPFSVLWPFLALIHEGFIRVIKVFQINVFLINFKQLATWIPYYYLLIYYLFISYMWIKRFN; from the coding sequence ATGGAACAGACTTCAAAAGAAAGTATTAAGCAAAATTATGGATTAGCCTTATTATTTTGTTTAATTTCCATATGGCTATTGGGATATGTTTTTATTAGGCAGCAACTAATTTTAGTATTAGTTTTAAGTGCTGTCTTTTGTGGTATACATTTGTTTTTATTTAGTTACAAAATTAGCATACCGATAATTTTGGTCTTTTCGCTTTTTGTAGTCTATTATTTTGTCTATGGATACTTTCAACTAGAAGGGATTAGTTTTAAGAATCTATTAGATAAAATTCCCAAGCAATATGATTTAAGAATGGTCATAATAGACTATCTGAATACCAACCCAAACAAGCAGTCTAGAGGTTTGTTATTATTAACGTTATTTAATATCAAAAATAACGATAATCGTTTACTCTATAACCATATCCTAAACTTATCAATTGCGCACCTATTAGTAATCAGTGGGTTACATTTATCTCTAATCAATTTATTGATTTTGAGAATTTTTAAAAATTACAAAATCACCGGTAATTTTGTATCATTTTCGTGTTTATTATTTTATTCTTACCTTTTAAATTTTAGTTATGGTGTACTTAGGGTTTTATTATGTTTAGTTCTAAATTTAATCTTTAAAAGGTTTTTCAAAAATAAGAATTATAAGTTAATAAGTATAGCTAGTTCTGGAATCATTTTATTGTTTCTGAACCCTTATGCTTTTAATAATTATTCATACATTTTGAGTTATTTAAGCATTTTAGTAATCTATGCAATTTTTCAGATCAAGAAACTAAACAACTTTGTAAAGTCTATATTGGCTAGTGTTGTTATTAACTTTGTTTTGAGTGGCTTGATAATTAATGGCTATGGAAGAATCAATTTATTAACGATATTTTGATCAATTATTCTAAGTCCAATTATTATAGGTATGTATTTTATAAACCTATTCTTGTTTCCTTTTAGTGTACTGTGACCATTTCTAGCACTTATTCACGAAGGATTCATAAGAGTTATAAAAGTTTTTCAAATAAATGTGTTTCTTATAAATTTCAAACAATTAGCAACTTGAATCCCTTATTACTATTTATTAATTTATTATCTATTTATCAGCTATATGTGAATCAAAAGGTTTAATTAA
- the valS gene encoding valine--tRNA ligase, translating to MKRLKKIDLNQKYDHKTVSEGVVDFWLTTDYANQDSDFCDPNAKPFSIIMPPPNLTGILHIGHAWNLSIQDLIVRYQKLVMGKINWIPGTDHAGIATQTKFESIQRTKEINYKKDDRTTHFNNIYQWSQESSQTIKNQAKSLGLALNWKKEKFTLSQESNKYVLDVFVKLYQQGYIVKKYTLVNWDTKLNTAISNIEVINKETTQKLHYIKYYLKDSNDYLVIATTRPETIYADVAVFVNPNDQRYLKYHNQMVINPLNNKLIPILVDEYIDMEFGSAVMKCTPGHDHNDYALSKKYQLEELSCINFDGTLNELALEFSGLDLYEARELIVKKLISEDKYVKFEEITSNVGYSDRSNVIVQPLLSKQWFLITTKFVDEIKKLVNNEDQIKIYPKRFLDTINNWLDHNQDWCISRQLVWGHQIPAWYHKDHPDEVIVSINSPGDDYYRDSDVLDTWFSSALWPLICFDDGLDQKEFNANFPNSLLVTAYDIVFFWVLRMIFMSWLLKKSIPFHDLLLHGLILDEHNRKMSKSLNNGVDPIQIIDQYGADALRLFLTSNTSPGEDVSYNVEKINAAASFLNKLWNLARYLKLIDQSKLTDQPLDSLDHWIIHRFNEVNAGIQDKLKEYRFALSNKQLSDFIWDDFANVYIELNKKAQWSKAKFELANDIFRKFLIMLHPSVPFITEQIYNTFEFSDSKPSIILEKWPGLIKIENALDHFDQIFNLIIKIRNFKQSFDLKNKDTLDLLYKNEVSYIKDLTKYLKTENVNLIKISDQKLNDLFLIATEDNEFYVVYTQDKTKIVDKLVVEIAKLEKEVERSSNIVNNENFKKKAPKEKYEAELKKLSNYQEELKLKQDKLNSLK from the coding sequence ATGAAGCGATTAAAAAAGATTGATCTAAATCAGAAATACGATCATAAAACTGTTAGTGAAGGGGTAGTGGATTTTTGGTTAACCACTGATTATGCTAACCAAGATTCAGATTTTTGTGATCCTAATGCTAAACCTTTTAGCATTATCATGCCCCCACCCAATTTAACGGGAATCTTGCACATTGGGCATGCATGAAATCTATCAATTCAAGATCTAATCGTTCGTTATCAAAAATTGGTAATGGGTAAGATCAATTGGATCCCTGGAACTGATCATGCAGGTATTGCTACCCAAACTAAATTTGAATCAATTCAAAGAACTAAAGAGATCAATTATAAAAAAGATGATCGAACTACGCACTTTAATAATATCTATCAATGATCACAAGAATCTTCGCAAACAATTAAGAATCAAGCTAAATCACTAGGTTTAGCACTTAATTGAAAGAAAGAAAAGTTTACTTTATCCCAAGAATCAAACAAATACGTTCTAGACGTATTTGTAAAACTATATCAACAAGGTTATATTGTTAAAAAATATACCCTTGTTAATTGGGATACTAAACTTAATACCGCAATCTCAAACATTGAGGTAATTAACAAAGAAACAACACAAAAACTACATTACATCAAATACTATCTAAAAGATAGTAATGACTATTTAGTGATCGCAACTACTCGTCCTGAAACGATTTATGCTGACGTTGCTGTTTTTGTTAATCCCAATGATCAAAGATATCTGAAGTATCACAACCAGATGGTGATTAACCCATTAAATAATAAGTTAATCCCAATCCTTGTTGATGAATATATTGATATGGAGTTTGGGAGTGCTGTTATGAAATGTACTCCTGGGCATGATCATAATGACTATGCCTTATCAAAGAAATACCAATTAGAAGAATTAAGTTGTATTAACTTTGATGGAACTTTAAACGAGCTAGCTTTAGAGTTTAGTGGGTTAGATCTCTATGAAGCTAGAGAGTTAATAGTTAAGAAGCTAATTAGTGAAGATAAGTACGTTAAATTTGAAGAGATTACTAGTAATGTGGGTTACTCAGATCGATCTAATGTGATAGTTCAACCATTGTTATCAAAACAATGGTTTTTAATCACGACAAAGTTTGTTGATGAGATTAAAAAGTTGGTTAATAATGAAGATCAGATTAAGATCTATCCCAAGCGGTTTTTAGATACGATTAATAACTGATTAGATCATAATCAAGATTGATGTATCTCTCGACAATTAGTTTGGGGTCATCAGATCCCTGCTTGGTATCATAAAGATCATCCTGATGAAGTGATAGTAAGTATTAATTCACCAGGTGATGATTATTATAGAGATAGTGATGTGCTTGATACTTGGTTTTCATCAGCACTTTGACCATTAATCTGTTTTGATGATGGTTTAGATCAAAAAGAGTTTAATGCTAATTTCCCTAACTCGTTGTTAGTAACAGCATATGATATCGTCTTTTTCTGGGTTTTAAGAATGATCTTCATGTCTTGGTTATTAAAAAAATCGATTCCATTTCATGATCTATTATTACACGGTTTAATCTTAGATGAACATAACCGCAAGATGTCAAAGAGCTTGAACAACGGGGTTGATCCAATTCAGATTATTGACCAGTATGGTGCTGATGCTTTAAGATTGTTTTTAACATCAAATACCTCACCAGGTGAAGATGTTTCATATAATGTAGAAAAGATCAATGCTGCAGCTTCATTTTTAAATAAGTTGTGAAACTTAGCTAGATATCTAAAGTTGATCGATCAAAGCAAATTAACAGATCAACCATTAGATAGTTTAGATCATTGAATTATTCACCGTTTTAACGAAGTTAATGCGGGAATTCAAGATAAATTAAAAGAATATCGTTTTGCCTTATCAAATAAACAATTAAGCGATTTTATTTGGGATGATTTTGCTAATGTTTATATTGAGTTAAATAAAAAGGCACAATGATCAAAAGCTAAGTTTGAGTTAGCTAACGATATCTTTAGAAAGTTTTTGATCATGCTACACCCTTCTGTTCCGTTTATTACCGAACAGATCTATAACACTTTTGAGTTTAGTGATTCAAAACCTTCAATTATTCTTGAAAAATGACCAGGTTTAATCAAGATTGAAAATGCCTTGGATCATTTTGATCAGATCTTTAATCTTATTATCAAGATTAGAAACTTTAAGCAAAGTTTTGATCTTAAGAATAAAGATACTTTAGATCTACTTTATAAAAATGAGGTTAGTTATATCAAGGATCTAACTAAATATTTAAAAACTGAGAATGTAAATTTAATTAAGATATCTGATCAAAAACTTAATGATCTATTCTTAATTGCAACAGAAGATAATGAGTTTTATGTTGTGTATACTCAAGATAAAACTAAGATCGTAGATAAGTTAGTTGTGGAGATAGCTAAACTTGAAAAAGAAGTTGAACGAAGTTCAAATATCGTTAATAACGAGAACTTTAAAAAGAAAGCTCCTAAAGAGAAATATGAAGCTGAACTAAAGAAGTTAAGCAACTATCAAGAAGAACTTAAACTAAAACAAGATAAACTAAATTCTTTAAAATAA
- the yihA gene encoding ribosome biogenesis GTP-binding protein YihA/YsxC, with translation MNRFIKSATSLKDCINDSKKEVCLIGRSNVGKSTIINGLANAKIAQTSKTPGRTVTMNFYEISNQRIVDLPGYGYARIKKSQKEEISLFLSDYLNHRKNLVGIFLILDLGVITDQDIEIVRLLTTLDVEYYIVFNKIDKYPKSAYINNKEKILDALKVNEDRILLISAKNKQNLNNLMLKIIDVIS, from the coding sequence ATGAATCGTTTTATTAAAAGTGCAACTAGTTTAAAGGACTGCATTAACGATTCTAAAAAAGAGGTATGTTTAATCGGTCGTTCTAACGTTGGTAAATCAACAATTATCAACGGTCTAGCGAATGCAAAGATAGCTCAAACATCAAAAACACCAGGTAGAACAGTTACGATGAACTTTTATGAGATCAGCAATCAACGAATTGTTGATCTACCTGGTTATGGTTATGCGCGGATTAAAAAATCGCAAAAAGAAGAGATCTCGTTATTTTTAAGTGATTACTTAAATCACCGCAAAAATTTAGTTGGGATCTTTTTGATCTTAGATCTTGGGGTGATTACTGATCAAGATATTGAGATTGTGCGCTTACTAACCACTTTAGATGTTGAGTACTATATCGTTTTTAATAAGATTGATAAGTACCCCAAGTCAGCTTATATCAATAATAAAGAAAAGATTTTGGATGCTCTTAAAGTTAATGAAGACAGAATTCTTTTAATTAGTGCTAAGAACAAACAAAACTTAAATAATTTAATGCTGAAGATAATTGATGTGATTTCTTAA
- a CDS encoding YneF family protein, translating into MVLGLALGLSIPLCLIVGAFVGYFVSMKVFKRQMRKNPPITEAQIRSLYAQMGRKPSEAQVKQMMRAYTKETK; encoded by the coding sequence ATGGTATTAGGATTAGCGTTAGGTTTAAGTATTCCTTTATGTTTAATTGTTGGGGCTTTTGTTGGTTATTTTGTCTCAATGAAAGTGTTCAAGCGTCAGATGCGTAAGAACCCACCGATTACAGAAGCACAGATCCGTAGCTTATATGCTCAAATGGGACGTAAGCCTTCTGAAGCTCAAGTAAAACAAATGATGCGTGCTTATACTAAGGAAACAAAATAA
- a CDS encoding thiamine pyrophosphate-dependent enzyme, whose translation MVIKLIYQNKPFPKNSNSIVNNFRFLMFDTVNNNFVGSAAYGFGAASYLYVLFRNYFVMDLDNLDANYNDKLVVSKQLGGSNIRACFYLLKHPDIKIEDLMSFSHEKQIRNLYDFSTYQPGYNLAYAVGLAIDAKLVNQKSHDTITNKIYCIVSAADLNSSYGLAALKTAANQELNNLIIIYDNNHFEERGENQDYLVTDFSSLVKDMGFKYINVFNGNNIEKLDAGFHYAVNSKKPVFIDINTIVGHGYDSAGTKEVIKSSLTQDQLDQLTKRFEYTGEEFMVLYETANDLYPNIKERVNKLKELIADQVDQLKQNNLVIPNYLSAFKDWALSEDQIDANQSLAKLKADLIRCQSNSVLLNVSDHDDEFEREVEAIDPSRIVLLGNWIELAIIIANAISDNKIHLPVINLDINLIDKTIQNLKLEEKKDQILYLVDNCKELSRKYVNKVIDLISREKDGIVLQPGTNEELKYSLCNFKAKNKDKTYIILPSSDDLISIQADKINFGGYELYGDSYATVNIVTAGSDLIKALDLRQQLLENKITARIVSVISLTDFDQINAVSKSVLLKNLPSYFISRADKVAWGYVLSQNQPEVDHKSTENTTYIKKPRRAQKSNNKIKTLDNKTKVDESNKQLNATKEDKQ comes from the coding sequence ATGGTTATTAAGTTGATTTATCAAAATAAACCCTTTCCTAAAAACTCGAACTCAATCGTTAATAACTTTAGATTTTTAATGTTTGATACAGTCAACAATAACTTTGTTGGCTCAGCTGCATATGGGTTTGGTGCAGCTAGTTATCTTTATGTTTTATTCCGTAACTATTTTGTTATGGACCTGGATAATCTTGATGCCAATTACAATGATAAGTTGGTGGTATCAAAGCAACTTGGTGGATCAAATATCAGGGCATGTTTTTATTTATTAAAACATCCTGATATTAAGATTGAAGATCTAATGAGCTTTTCACATGAAAAGCAGATAAGAAATCTTTATGATTTTTCAACTTACCAACCAGGTTATAACTTAGCTTATGCAGTTGGTCTAGCGATCGATGCAAAGTTGGTAAACCAAAAATCTCACGATACAATTACCAATAAAATTTATTGTATCGTGAGTGCTGCAGATCTGAATTCTAGCTATGGATTAGCAGCTCTTAAAACTGCAGCTAACCAAGAATTAAATAATCTGATTATTATCTATGATAATAATCATTTTGAAGAACGAGGTGAAAACCAGGATTATTTGGTTACTGATTTTTCTTCATTAGTTAAAGATATGGGTTTTAAATATATCAATGTCTTTAATGGGAATAATATCGAAAAGCTTGATGCTGGTTTTCATTATGCAGTTAATTCAAAAAAACCTGTATTTATTGATATCAACACGATCGTAGGACATGGTTATGATTCAGCTGGAACTAAAGAAGTAATAAAAAGCTCTTTAACTCAAGATCAACTTGATCAATTAACTAAAAGGTTTGAATACACGGGTGAAGAATTTATGGTGCTTTATGAGACTGCTAATGATCTTTATCCTAATATTAAAGAACGTGTTAATAAATTAAAAGAGTTGATTGCTGATCAAGTTGATCAATTAAAACAAAATAATCTTGTAATTCCTAATTATTTATCAGCTTTTAAGGATTGAGCATTATCTGAAGATCAGATTGATGCCAACCAATCGTTGGCTAAATTAAAAGCTGATTTAATTAGGTGCCAATCTAATAGCGTTCTCTTAAATGTAAGTGATCACGATGATGAATTCGAACGTGAAGTTGAAGCAATCGATCCTAGCCGGATCGTTTTATTAGGAAACTGAATTGAGTTGGCAATCATAATTGCTAATGCAATTAGTGACAACAAGATTCACTTACCAGTGATTAATCTTGATATTAATCTGATTGATAAAACGATTCAAAACTTAAAATTAGAAGAAAAGAAAGATCAGATCTTATATTTAGTTGATAATTGTAAAGAACTTTCAAGAAAGTACGTTAACAAAGTTATCGATCTGATCTCGCGAGAAAAAGATGGGATCGTTCTTCAACCAGGTACAAATGAAGAATTAAAATATTCGCTTTGTAACTTCAAGGCCAAGAACAAAGATAAAACATATATTATCTTACCTTCATCAGATGATCTGATTAGTATACAAGCAGATAAGATCAATTTTGGCGGGTATGAACTGTATGGTGATAGTTATGCTACAGTTAACATTGTCACTGCAGGGAGTGATCTAATTAAAGCGTTAGATTTAAGGCAACAGCTTTTAGAAAATAAGATTACTGCAAGGATCGTTTCAGTAATCTCATTAACTGATTTTGATCAGATTAATGCTGTTTCTAAATCAGTGTTACTAAAAAATCTACCGAGCTATTTTATCTCAAGAGCAGATAAAGTTGCTTGGGGTTATGTTTTGTCACAAAACCAACCAGAAGTTGATCATAAATCAACTGAAAACACGACTTATATTAAGAAACCAAGACGTGCACAAAAAAGTAATAATAAAATAAAAACATTAGATAATAAAACTAAAGTTGATGAGTCAAATAAGCAACTTAACGCAACTAAAGAAGATAAACAATAA
- a CDS encoding glycosyltransferase family 2 protein: MNETNSRSSEFYHVKNPLISILIPIYNNAKNIEITVSSALFQSYKNVEIICIDDCSSDNSYQVLKRFETLEQNIRIYRNPIQRGKGFVYDQLIKYASGHFFMFLETPNTLNQDAIKNMVSVVEQFTEIVIGRNMVGNTANPMKGMYDIPTNDKKISDRNSIDYIFGNSFYTQGMLIKKSFFEALDMRYGRNPYIPDFYIKYDMLANCDFFRVVWKPTINFIESDNYYDFERFKFLEAKYRYILHQFPRMVEWFSNYVPIKDRLNDFKSSIITNIIDQVRIEYRSSVPSLREKFEQNIIIPLRNQYMASNYIFKVPNNLREKLKSGENKRLFR, from the coding sequence ATGAATGAAACCAATTCTAGATCTTCTGAGTTTTATCATGTAAAAAATCCTTTAATTTCTATTCTTATTCCTATATATAATAATGCTAAGAATATAGAAATTACTGTTAGTTCTGCTTTATTTCAAAGCTATAAAAACGTTGAGATTATCTGTATTGATGATTGTTCAAGCGATAACTCTTACCAAGTATTGAAACGTTTTGAAACACTAGAACAAAATATTAGAATCTATCGAAACCCAATTCAAAGGGGTAAGGGTTTTGTTTATGATCAGTTGATCAAATATGCATCAGGTCACTTCTTTATGTTTTTAGAAACACCTAATACCTTAAATCAAGATGCGATTAAAAACATGGTTTCTGTAGTAGAGCAATTTACTGAGATCGTTATTGGTAGAAACATGGTGGGGAATACAGCTAACCCAATGAAGGGGATGTATGATATTCCAACCAATGATAAGAAAATTTCAGATCGCAATTCAATCGATTACATCTTTGGCAATTCTTTCTACACCCAAGGGATGTTAATCAAAAAGTCATTTTTTGAAGCTCTAGATATGCGTTATGGTAGAAACCCATATATTCCAGACTTCTATATTAAATATGATATGTTAGCTAACTGTGACTTCTTTAGAGTCGTATGAAAGCCAACAATCAATTTCATTGAGTCTGATAATTACTACGATTTTGAGCGTTTTAAATTCTTAGAAGCTAAGTATCGATATATCTTGCATCAATTCCCAAGAATGGTGGAATGGTTCAGCAATTACGTGCCCATTAAAGACCGATTAAACGATTTTAAATCTAGTATAATTACCAATATAATAGATCAAGTAAGAATTGAATATCGCAGCTCAGTTCCATCTTTAAGAGAGAAATTTGAGCAAAATATTATCATTCCGTTAAGAAACCAATATATGGCTTCTAACTATATTTTTAAGGTGCCTAATAACCTTAGAGAAAAACTAAAAAGCGGTGAAAATAAACGATTATTCAGATAA